The Ipomoea triloba cultivar NCNSP0323 chromosome 4, ASM357664v1 DNA segment acgcggaaattattagggcgagattttgggggctatatatatgccctttataggtcttttagatcagtttccCACAGCCCCAaatagctttagatctgatttctctttccaaattcttcccctttggggaggaaaacactccttagaatagatttagcttaggatttgaagatgaagattatgtagattcaagcttctttaggtataatttctcttcctttaatataaagtttgaatctttactttattgctttgttttccttgtttctatttatgtttattatgttagagtagagtagtttgggtgtgtgtgcccttgttgatctatggattgatgcttataatttgatattatgatcttgagatttgtgggagtatgattgatgattgtatggatgatgttgttcaatctttgcttctatttccggccgggataggtagtaaaccgagtggagtggtaggctaggtgttcgatgaaatgcctcaaccgaatgaggattgagagtttgagtgtgacgccactcaatacaaagaccgtgactccctagatcaatcccgaaacccaattccaagctacctacgataatcaatcctttggcttaagtttggcatgcaccccttccttttaccttttgtattttctatccctttttaccttaaaaaccaaccatgaacaacacctctccctttgattcttgtaactcttacctatcaacctcttaaatgccaacataaattcggttcccattcgccatccttgagagacacgacacttagGGAGTCTTGACttttcgttttaccaccttcaccttcactcccactatacacacaacattagtgctattcttggtggtTATCATAACGCATAATTTAGAGTTGGTCTTATTAAGACTATGTATTCTAGGCACACTAGAATTCATTCTCTCTTCCCTATATTATTAAGAATATAACCATTTACCATTCTTATCCcgaccagtgttgcaaaaatcctgccTAGGCGCCAATTAATCTCCGCCTAAGCGTTAGGCGCTgatcgaccgcctagcgtatcaccataaatggtggtctaggcagctggccggctaggcgactaCCTAGAcgcctaagcaccgcctaggccgcttaggcgctaaccgtctaggcctcctaggcaccgactagacctcctaggtcGCCTAGTCagccaattaactattgttctttttttttaatgggttatttcattcaaaacaaaatcattttgagcgaaataaccctaaattgtacaaactctagatattttttaggttaatatttaatattttagtaataactattaaagtattatataatttataattattagtctttaaaaattgaaaatacttaaaattgaaaataaccCGAGGAGCGCCTTGCggttttttcaaccatgatccCGACTGAGACTCTTTgtatccttataaatacatcTCTTCATCATGTACTTTATACCATCatggattgatcaataataagattATTCCCAGAACTATTGTTCTCATCTAGTACCAGTAGACCAAATGATCAATGGTTacaaaccttaaaaaaaaaaaaacaaaaaaggagaaAATCACCGTCGTCATCTAACCCCTTGCTACCTGCCAGTGACACCATCGCACCTCCTCTTCTCACATCATCTTCGGTATTATCTATTCAACTAATGCTCCGACAAGGGGTTAGATGACGGGGTGTTTGGTAGGAGGaaaggaattaggtgggaaaggaattgcaattccatgggaaaagaataacgTGGGAATAAAGTGATGAAGAGAAAATGAATTTTGCGCTATGGGAACTGTCAAAGCTTTTATTAGTCTATAACAAGACTTTGAGAGATTTTCCAAACATGCTGGTAATTAATGAAGCAAGCCATGTTCATGCGGAAAACCGGTTGTTGTGGGAAGAGTTAGCATATGACCGTGCTAGGGAATATGAGGAGAGTCAACGGCTTAAGGAGAGACTAACAAAAGAACAAAAAGCAATATATGATGCCGTTATCAACGatattgattccaacaatggtGGACTGTTTTTTGTTTATGGGTATGGTGGTACAGGAAAGACATTTCTGTGGCGTGTGCTCTCTTCTTCTATTAGAGCAAAAGACGAAATTGTTACCAATGTGGCATCGAGTGGGATAGCATCTTTACTTCTTCCGGGTGGCAGGACTGCACATTCAAGCTTTTCAATACCAACCTATGTCAATGAAGATTCTACGTGCAATATAAATCAATGCATTCAATTAGCTGAACTCATCGTTCATGCAAAACTAATAATTTGGAATGAAGCACcgatgatgcacaaacattgttttgaggCATTGGATAAAACAATGAGAGATTTGTTAAGATTTGTTAACAATGAAAGTCAAAACATGACTTTTGGCTGGAAGACAGTGGTTTTAGGTGGGGACTTTAGGCAAATATTACCAGTGGTGCCAAAGGGTTCAAGACAGGACATTGTTTCTGCAACAATTAATTCTTCATATCTTTGGAGACATTGTAGAGTTATGCGCCTAACAAAAAATTTGAGATTAACTACAATGGAACCTCGATTGAATCAAGACAAAGTTGAAGAATTTGCGAATTGGCTAATTTCAATAGGTGATGGTAATATTGGGGTAGATATTGATGGTTACGCTGATTTTGATATCCCCACTCAATTGTTATTAAAGTCAAATGGTGATCCTATTTCCTCTATTGTGAAAAGTACCTTCCCCAACTTTACTGGTGCAAGCAGTGATGGAAGTTGTTTTAAGAACAGTGCAATACTAGCACCAACGTTAGAGGTGGTCAATGAGGTCAACCAGTATATGTCTAACTTAACTGAGGGGGAAGGAAAGACATATTTTAGTTCCGACACAACGTGTAAAGGCGATGGTTCCAGTTCAGTTATTGCCGATGTGCATACACCAGAATTCCTAAATACCATAAGAGCGTCTGGCCTTCCAAATCATTCTCTGACTTTGAAAGTGGGGTCTCCTGTAATGTTAATGAGGAACATTGATCATAGTCTTGGTTTATGCAATGGAACTAGGTTGGTGGTAACAAGATTAGGTAATCATGTTGTTGAAGGAAGCATATTAGCAGGTCCTAATGCTGGGACTAAGGTATTAATTGCTAGAATGACTATCACCCCATCGGACCCGAGATTACCTTTCAAGTTCAACAGAAGACAATTTCCACttatgttgtcatatgcaatgactattAACAAGAGTCAAGGGCAGACGCTTTCCAATGTTGGCTTGATACTCAAGAAACCAGTTTTTGTGCATGGCCAATTATATGTTGCCGCATCAAGAGTTAGTCAACCAGACGGACTGAAGATTTTAGTATGTGATGAATCAAAATAGGATTGTAATTCTACTACTAATGTAGTTTACGAggtctttaataatttataaattttttcattGTTAATATTGTTTTATCTTCTTTTCGTTTTCGCCAATATTTCATTTTGATATGATCTATTTTCataccgtgcatcgcacgggtcaACTGCTAGTCATGTAGAGTAATAAATGAATAAGAAGGACTTTAATACTTATTACGGGTAACATCatttgaggattttattttaatgaaaaCAATATGAAATAAATCCTCTTTAAAACACTTACTATTCGATTCAAAATATTtgaacataataaataaatttttaatcaaCAAACcaaaattgattatttaatcATAAAGTATAATGGTTTATTTTCAGATAGAGATGcatgtttttagtttttaattactAATATCAAGCAGAATTAATGAGAGCTTGACATCAATAGGTAATAGAAGATGAGAAGGTTCTTGAAAaactttttctttgttatttgatGACCAAAAACATTACTACTTTATGTCAAATAGTTCATTTCCATTTATTGATATTTACTTTTGATCTTGAGATTGACAATAAAATCGTTTCTTTAGTCTTTAAATGAGTAATTTGTTGCAAAATTAGTGAGAAAATATGTGATTGATATCAATATATAGTTAGTAAATAATGAGGAGGTTCTTGGACTACTTCTTTGATATTTGATGACCAAATTAAAAGCCTCACAACATTGTGTAATAGTTCATTTTCAATTATTGACGCTCACTTTTGATCTTGAGATTCTATAATCATGTTTTTAGTATCCAACTGAGTAATATAATCTTTAACAGAAACTTAGTGAGAAAATGTGTGATATCAATAGTTagtagaagatgagaaaattcTTGGACTACTTCCTCTTTGATATTTGATGAGCTAAAGTATCATTATTTTGTGTCCAACAATTCATTTCCGAGTATagacattatacttttattcaTGGGATTAACactaaaatcattttttagtttctaaatgagcaatttgtaacaaaactagtaaGGAAAACatgatataaatattaatagaCGGTACAGTGAGAAGGTTCATGGACCACTTATTTCATAATATCTAATGACCAAAACCATCATTACTTTGTGCCTAACCGTTCATTTTCAATTactgaattttaatttaaatcatAGGATTATAttgacaataaaatattatttttagtctttAAATGAGTAATTTGTAAAAAGAAGAATtagtaagaaattaaaatgtgtGACAGCAATATCAGTAGAAGATGAGAAGGTACTTGGACCACTTGTTTGATATTTGATGACCAAAATCATCATTACTTTATGTGGAATAGTTCATTTCCAGTTGTTGACATCCACATTTGTTACGTTTCTGAGTTTGACATTAAAATCATGTTTTTAGTCCCTTAATGAGTCATTTGTTACCgaatttaatttatgaaaaagtgtgatatgaataattatattaatagatGAAAAGgtacatgtatggattcttgcGTGATATtatctgatgatgatgaaaagtattacaattcTGTGCCAAATTTGAAGACGAAAAGTGAAAATCAGTAAGTGAAGAATCGTGTTtaagtaaatttataattatgaaattaaaagtcAGTTTTCatgatttatttgtttttcaCTGTAAAGTAATGGTTAATGCTCACGATTAGCACGAGATGGATGAAGCACAGATCAGAGTCGTAGTAACTTACCGGTTCACACAactatatataaacatacatcGATCAgcatcttctccttcttcttcaattcatccTAGTTCAATGGCTTCTGAGAACAGCTTCAAGCCGAATTTCTCTGAGCTTCAATTCGAGTTCGATGAATCCGAGGATTGCTGGGTCAGCAGTACGACAGCCAGCAACGAGGAGGTTGCAGTGTCCGAGGCAACGGTACTACCGAATCTGTGCCGCCAAGTGAAAACGGCGGTGATGAATGGTGGAAGTAGCGTGGTTGAGCAGGTGACGGTGACGGCGATGGCGGTGGCGGTGAAGTCGTCGGTGCCAATGAAGATACCGGATTGGAGGAGGATCCTGGGCGTGGCGTACCAGCGAGCCCGACGGGACAGCTACGAGGACGAGGACGAGTAGGTTGGACTGCTGCCGCATTTGTACTTGGCCAGGACCAGAGGGGCGTCCCCGTCGGGAAGGAGTCTGAAGGGGAGAGATTTGTGGAGACTCAGAAATGCAATTTGGAAACCGATTGGTTTGGAAGATTAGCGCTGCAGGCAACCCTAAGCTAGCTGCAGTAGTCACCGTATACCTTAGcttcttttttaaaagaatcaaatcaaattgttttttttttagtgcagGTTTTAAGGTTGTTCTTCCGTTGGATAACCACCTTGTTGTTTGTTCATTTTAGTAGATGTTTTAAGGTTGTCGGTTAaatatgtttcaaaaaaaatataattttttttatttattattgaaaaatagaAGTTAGTGTTTACTTATGTCAATTTTTTGATAGCTATTTGCTATATTTAACTATTTCATCCTTGTGTAATACGAGCCCCTACAAATTAAAGATCAAGGATTTACAATGAAATAGTACGTGCAACTAACCGTGCATGCAGTGTGCGAACgtcattttccttcttctttttttttttttttttttctttagccAATTTTGCATCCTCCAAACCAAAAACATGTTTtgcaaaagcaaaacaaaaactCCAGAGGGGTTGGAATTTTCAcccatattttttatatattcttCACATGAAAACTACTCAAAAGCCGATAAAAATGTATCCGGTCtgaaataatgaaaatgagattaATTAACATGagcacactttttttttcatttttaaattttctagaaaagataattttttttctacttgcaattatgtttcaaattttatcaattttgaaatcaagaactaaaaattaaaaatacagtaatttaaagattaaaattaaaatgagctgtaattttttagtacaatgAGATACTAAATTTAGACGAAGCTATACAAATTTTGGTTGTGTCATGTCCACGACACCTATAAAAGTAAAGTTGGGTTGTAAATCATTAAGGAGAGTTCCAAAATAGAAATGTAATCTACGATGACAGCAATCAAGATATGTCACCATTCAATAAGTACAAATATTAGTCTTTCGATGAATTTAATCGTCTTCTATAATACAGTAAATCTGAATTAATTCGAATTACATCCCAATAATGTTAACATACAtgggctctgtttggcagagcttatttatgagcttatagcttattttaagctactaataagttataagctctgtttggtaatgttctcaaaataagctagtagcttaaaataagagcttattttgaaacgctacttgtggtagcttttcaaaataagctagtagctttttaacttttttccatctttatccttattattttaaataaatgacatcctttacccctctcaattaaaacccttttgacattttctttttcattatgtttggtcgtaatttcagtttgatatttatgtttgaacattaatttttgtatggactaatcttatgaattataaatatttttttttactttatatattttcaaatatatgttcttactttatattttatttaaatatattgatttcattattttatattttaatatataaacaaacctatttaaatttaaaattatttaaattgtatgaagatgttatttttagtctttttacatttctcagcttatcaaaaagctaaatttaccaaacacttttaagcataacagctcttcatatttcagcttcgagcttatagcttttcagttttcagctacttttcagctttcagctaccttttcagctaggtttgccaaacatagccatggTCCTTAATACTTTGTCTAAATTAACTTTTTTGAACTAGACAATCAGATCACtttcaaatttcattattcaaaaacttttaaaaaaatatcaacacCTAGTAACTCATTTTTCATatactctctctctatatatatatatataaatataggggcgcgctctaatgagaacgggtgcccagaagagaaataagaacgatccaTAGCCGTCCacatgtccagatcaacgaatcaaatgtaattttaaaaaaacgacgcggtggcattttcgtaaatatcttaaactttggtgcaacactagtacaaaatagtGCATTTGCGTATGGAATTTAGGACAATTTGCGTCTGGAGTACTCCAGACGCATATACCATAGACGCAGTTAGCCAAGACTATCTGCGTCGAGTGTTGCCCGGACGCAGATAGTTAACCATCTGCGTCCAGAACTGGGTATTTCCGGAcgcattttttatatattaaaaatgactatctgcaagtaaatgtgttataagtgcaagtagttggtgcacatttgcaagtaaaaagtgctagtaaaatcacttacaagtgtacttattttcacttacaagtgcaagtaatttatcttgttaacattcgtgcacctaggaGTAAGGTAcaactaattataccattaggtgcaactagttataacgttaggtgcatttagtattgatgctcaatgtacattttacttgtacatgtaatacattttacatgcacttctTCACCTATTTTAAcgtacaaatgcaagtaatttaccttgttaacattcatgcacctaagtgcacctagttataaccttaggtgcaactacatcttgACACGTGGCGCGCGGCGAttggttctcagttctctcctgggtggtgcgttctcatttgaacgcagtcctatatatatatatatatatatatatatatatatatatatatatattctaataattaaatatattttattgttgtcagatgataaagaaagaaaaaaaattgtggggTAAAATTTTATCCAGCACAAACATGATAATTGATCATATGAGAAAATTTAATTAGACAAAAAagcacaagaaaaaaaaaaacgtaaagaAAACGAAATTTAAGCTATAGCCAATGATGAACACCAAAAATTGTTGGTCTGCGTACAATCAATTGTTATTACGTGGATCATGCTcaacacagctatgtggactacaatctaatatatatttttataactcataatatgtattattttaacacataaagtatattattcgaACACATAATATGAATTATCTTATCTCAgaagttttattattctaactcataatgtacattattcaatacataaagtatattattctaatacataatatacatttttataacataTGATGTAGATTATTCTAACAAATAAGgtatattatttcaattcatacaATCATGTTTAACTAATGGAGTCAATTACATGATTGAATTCCAACGTTGCTCATCAAAACCTTGTGAATCGGGAATCTGCTGATCATGCCTAAACCCCTACTTGTCAAAATAATTGAAGCGGTTTTTATCTTTTAAATCTCCGTAAAATAATACGGTGTAATATTAAAAGAATATCAACTATGAAGGCATTTCATTCGATAAATGTCACGACATCAATCAACCTTGATTtcattatatttcatttatCCAGTAATATTAGTTATTATATTCTGCGTTTATTAGGCAACAATATAATGCCTTctccggttttttttttttttttgttttttgttttttggtgagAATGCCTTCTCCGTTTCATTCAATATAATATGTCTcatctattttatttatatttgactTTTATATTAAGCATATTTGGCCAAATTTAGTTACTCCAtatatatctattttatttatctTGTTTATTACGgactattttattaataaaatcaataatttttttcatttagttTTTGCAATGTGTGgttataaattttaactttaaattttttttatttaatactacttttaaatatttaaattttatatactaataataacaatgtaatatatgttcatagctagtttctcaaccaaatgaagcacaaagagtcaatatcacatccactaaggctcaaacctaTCCTCTCCCATGTGAGGGTGCAACCGGGCACTATTAGACCACACGGTCTTTGGCGTTAAGGTTGTACATTAATAGAGCTAGATATAAAATATAACGGAgagagtataatttttttttttaaagtttacttCCTATGTCTCATTTTACCAATCTTGTTTACATTCATTAGTCTAAccaactctttttcttttttttttttaatcttcttattaattttaaatataatgttttgtGTTTATAAGTATTCtcaatgtagtttctaaatatataaattttatttactaatACTAAACATGATTGCAATCTATCACCCATAAACCAACTTAGATGCCCGTGCGGGCATACTAATactaacttaatattatgaaaaattgatgaGAAAATAACATCAATCAAATATCATTAAtagaatcagacacataaaatatatattattcattcaATTGCTATGTTAGGCCATGCAGTACGTAACGGATTCGCTCTCTGAGCACGCCTCACCGGCGGCGACCTAACGGTCGCAGGAAGATCAAGACCTACTAGAGCGGAGTACGAAAAAAACGAAGCGACTCAGGGATCAGAGGACGGCAACGGACGGCATTGCCCTTGAGGAAAGCATGCAAGATTCTCCATCCATGGCGGGAGTAGCGACCCCGGATTCAAATAACTGGACAACCCCTGCGGCGACTCCGAGCCAGGCTTGGACACAGAGGAATAACGGTGATCTCCAGGAGAACAAGGAAGTCTCTGATGATGACACCATGGATATGGACAATGCGCGTTCAAAATATCCCATAATTTTGGTCaccaaagaagaaaaggaaaggctACAAAGACCCTGGCGTAGGTCCCTTATTATTAAAGTCTTGGGCAGAACAGTGGGATATTCATACTTGTTGCAAAGACTTTAGCGAATGTGGAAGCCGGAAGCGGTGTTTGATCTGATCGAGTTTAATCATGGATACTTCATTGCCAAGTTCGAATCGCTGAGAGACTATGAATTCGCAAAGTACGAGGGGCCATGGAAGATATTAGATCACTATCTTGTGGTGCAAGAATGGGAGCCCAATTTCAACACAAGAAACAACAAGACCACAAAGCTACTAGTATGGGTGCGCTTTCCATCCTTACAAGTAGAATACTTTGAGGAAGATTTCCTCATGAAGATCAGG contains these protein-coding regions:
- the LOC116015932 gene encoding ATP-dependent DNA helicase PIF1-like; amino-acid sequence: MNFALWELSKLLLVYNKTLRDFPNMLVINEASHVHAENRLLWEELAYDRAREYEESQRLKERLTKEQKAIYDAVINDIDSNNGGLFFVYGYGGTGKTFLWRVLSSSIRAKDEIVTNVASSGIASLLLPGGRTAHSSFSIPTYVNEDSTCNINQCIQLAELIVHAKLIIWNEAPMMHKHCFEALDKTMRDLLRFVNNESQNMTFGWKTVVLGGDFRQILPVVPKGSRQDIVSATINSSYLWRHCRVMRLTKNLRLTTMEPRLNQDKVEEFANWLISIGDGNIGVDIDGYADFDIPTQLLLKSNGDPISSIVKSTFPNFTGASSDGSCFKNSAILAPTLEVVNEVNQYMSNLTEGEGKTYFSSDTTCKGDGSSSVIADVHTPEFLNTIRASGLPNHSLTLKVGSPVMLMRNIDHSLGLCNGTRLVVTRLGNHVVEGSILAGPNAGTKVLIARMTITPSDPRLPFKFNRRQFPLMLSYAMTINKSQGQTLSNVGLILKKPVFVHGQLYVAASRVSQPDGLKILVCDESK